A region from the Malus domestica chromosome 07, GDT2T_hap1 genome encodes:
- the LOC103432810 gene encoding probable LRR receptor-like serine/threonine-protein kinase At3g47570, giving the protein MEFSSIHISIWFIFMQPLFLIFLFSSASSSRLAGNEVDRLSLLAFKAEIVTDTLGILSSWNESLHFCHWPGITCGRRHQRVTVLDLQSSGLAGHLSPHIGNLSFLRALNLPNNSFSHTIPPEIGRLFRLERLLLYNNSFGGHIPFNISRCSNLQYLGLYGNTLSGELPTEIGSLSKLRLLDLSKNIFYGKIPPSFGNLSSLQKLSVHTNNLHGGIPNSLGQLKSLVAFSLAVNYLNGTVPLSIYNLSSIKVIYVLQNNLHGTLPPGLGHTIFPNLETFAFHTNQFTGPVPASISNASSLSLFAISFNKFIGKVPSLARLSNLYWLDLQENNLGNNEEGDLDFISSLVNCTNLHALSIGVNNFGGVLPESISNLSTKLREIYFKGNQIHGNIPIGIVNLINLERLSLSANLLAGTIPSSIGKLNKLYVLFLGWNELSGNVPSSLGNLTSLSSLYLESNQLHGSIPQSLGDSRFMLYLDLSHNNLRGPIPKQFINTLIYLDLSGNQLTESIPTEVGNLQHLVLLNVSENKLSGEIPQSLGSCTSLTTLSLRQNLLQGTIPKSLSSLRGIENFDLSRNNLSGIIPNYLGSFIFLQNLNLSFNDFEGAVPIQGVFKNASAVSVVGNTRLCGGIPHLRLPKCVSKQSKCGLSPKLNLIILVSCGVVSLVLVLLLALLYRYRKDKALKSTSGSSLGVSLLKLSYGDLLKATDGFSASNLIGSGSFGSVYKGVLNQHEERNVAVKVLNLQSSRASKSFISECEALKSIRHRNLAKLLSACSSIDFQGNDFKALVYEFMVNGSLDEWLHISAQGVDRPANLPKNLNLTQRVNIAIDVACALDYLHNSSHIPIVHCDIKPSNILLDSDMTACVGDFGLARYLRDASCPSPLHDSSSNVIKGTIGYTPPEYGMGGEVSTYGDVYSYGILLLEMLIGKRPTDDMFNGGMDLHSFVMMALPERVREICDPLLVQIEESSSSTNSRSNVGNLAPNDRRKRVVECLTSIARVGVACSVAMPRERNDMSNVVVELSLIRDVLTGTRMPREYP; this is encoded by the exons ATGGAGTTCTCAAGTATTCATATTAGCATTTGGTTTATTTTCATGCAACCACTCTTTCTTATCTTTCTTTTTAGCTCTGCCTCATCCTCCCGTTTGGCGGGGAATGAGGTGGATAGGCTTTCCTTGCTTGCCTTTAAAGCTGAAATCGTGACCGATACCCTCGGCATCCTTAGCTCTTGGAATGAATCCCTCCACTTCTGTCATTGGCCAGGCATTACTTGTGGCCGCAGACACCAGAGGGTTACAGTGCTCGACCTTCAATCAAGCGGGCTGGCCGGCCACCTATCTCCCCACATTGGAAACTTAAGCTTTCTGAGGGCTTTAAACCTTCCAAACAATAGCTTCAGCCACACCATCCCTCCAGAAATTGGTCGTTTGTTCCGCTTGGAAAGACTACTCCTTTATAACAACTCCTTCGGTGGTCATATCCCATTCAACATATCACGTTGCTCTAACCTCCAATACCTTGGCTTATATGGCAACACTCTTAGTGGCGAACTTCCAACTGAAATTGGCTCATTGTCCAAGCTTCGGTTACTTGATTTAAGCAAGAACATTTTTTATGGGAAAATCCCACCTTCTTTTGGgaatctttcttctcttcaaaagCTATCTGTGCACACAAATAATCTGCATGGAGGTATTCCAAATAGCCTTGGCCAGTTGAAAAGCTTAGTGGCTTTCTCATTGGCGGTTAATTATTTGAATGGTACCGTTCCTCTCTCCATATACAACCTCTCGTCAATTAAAGTCATTTATGTGCTTCAAAACAACCTTCATGGAACTCTTCCTCCTGGCTTGGGCCACACTATATTTCCAAACCTCGAAACCTTTGCTTTCCATACCAACCAATTCACTGGACCAGTACCAGCTTCAATCTCCAATGCCTCAAGCCTTTCACTATTTGCTATCTCATTCAATAAGTTTATTGGGAAAGTGCCTAGTCTGGCACGCCTGTCAAATTTGTATTGGCTTGATCTTCAAGAGAACAATCTTGGAAATAATGAGGAAGGTGACTTGGATTTCATCTCTTCTCTAGTTAATTGCACCAATTTACATGCTTTATCTATCGGcgtcaataattttggaggaGTGCTACCTGAATCTATCAGCAATCTCTCAACAAAGCTCAGGGAAATATATTTTAAGGGGAATCAGATACACGGAAACATTCCCATCGGGATTGTAAATCTTATCAACTTGGAGAGACTAAGCTTATCTGCAAATTTATTGGCAGGCACTATACCGAGTTCAATAGGTAAATTGAATAAGCTTTATGTCCTATTTCTAGGTTGGAATGAATTGTCGGGTAATGTTCCATCATCTCTAggaaatctaacttcattaaGCAGTTTGTATCTCGAGTCAAACCAGTTACACGGCAGCATACCACAAAGTCTTGGAGACTCCAggtttatgttatatttggaTCTTTCCCACAACAATCTTAGAGGTCCAATTCCAAAACAATTCATCAATACATTGATTTACTTGGATCTATCTGGAAACCAACTTACTGAATCCATTCCCACGGAAGTAGGTAACTTACAGCATCTTGTTTTATTGAATGTTTCTGAAAACAAGTTATCTGGTGAGATTCCACAAAGTTTAGGGAGTTGCACAAGTTTGACGACTCTGTCTCTGAGACAAAATTTATTGCAGGGGACAATTCCTAAATCCTTGAGCTCTTTGAGaggaattgaaaattttgacctCTCTCGCAACAACTTGTCTGGCATAATTCCCAACTATTTGGGGAGTTTCATCTTCTTGCAGAATTTGAACCTTTCATTTAATGATTTTGAAGGTGCAGTACCAATCCAAGGAGTTTTTAAGAATGCAAGTGCGGTATCTGTTGTGGGAAACACACGACTTTGTGGAGGTATACCTCACTTAAGATTGCCTAAATGTGTCTCCAAGCAATCTAAGTGCGGGTTATCTCCTAAGCTGAACTTAATTATCTTAGTTTCATGTGGGGTTGTCAGCTTGGTCTTGGTGTTGTTACTTGCACTTCTTTATCGATATAGAAAGGATAAAGCGCTTAAATCAACTTCAGGATCATCACTAGGGGTTTCGCTTTTGAAACTGTCCTATGGAGATCTCCTCAAAGCAACTGATGGGTTCTCTGCTTCGAATCTGATTGGTTCTGGAAGTTTCGGGTCCGTGTACAAGGGAGTTCTCAATCAGCATGAAGAAAGAAATGTTGCGGTGAAAGTACTCAATCTTCAAAGTTCAAGAGCTTCTAAAAGTTTCATATCTGAATGTGAAGCCTTGAAAAGCATTAGGCATCGAAATCTTGCCAAGCTACTAAGTGCTTGTTCAAGCATTGATTTTCAAGGAAACGATTTCAAAGCCCTGGTGTATGAGTTCATGGTGAATGGAAGCCTAGATGAGTGGCTGCACATATCAGCTCAAGGTGTAGATAGGCCAGCCAATCTGCCGAAGAATCTGAATCTCACTCAAAGAGTTAACATTGCCATCGATGTAGCGTGTGCTCTGGATTATTTGCACAACAGCTCCCACATCCCAATAGTTCATTGTGATATAAAGCCCAGCAACATTTTGTTAGACAGTGACATGACTGCTTGTGTTGGTGATTTCGGTTTAGCAAGATACCTTCGGGATGCTTCTTGCCCATCTCCTTTGCACGATAGCAGTTCCAATGTCATAAAAGGCACCATAGGCTATACTCCCCCAg AGTATGGAATGGGAGGCGAGGTGTCAACATATGGCGACGTGTATAGCTACGGAATACTGTTGTTGGAGATGTTAATTGGCAAGAGGCCGACAGATGACATGTTTAACGGTGGTATGGACCTGCATAGTTTTGTTATGATGGCTCTACCAGAGCGTGTGAGAGAAATATGTGATCCACTACTTGTTCAAATTGAAGAAAGCAGCAGCAGTACTAATTCCAGAAGTAATGTGGGGAATCTTGCCCCAAATGATCGAAGAAAAAGGGTTGTGGAGTGCTTGACTTCCATTGCAAGAGTAGGAGTTGCTTGTTCTGTAGCGATGCCGAGAGAGCGAAATGACATGAGCAATGTGGTAGTTGAATTGAGTCTAATAAGGGATGTGCTAACTGGAACTAGGATGCCTAGAGAGTATCCGTGA